One genomic region from Skermania piniformis encodes:
- the icmF gene encoding fused isobutyryl-CoA mutase/GTPase IcmF — translation MTAEPIPTALHVPARPIRVLSAAALFDGHDAAINIMRRILQSQGAEVIHLGHNRSVEEVAIAAIQEDVDAVAISSYQGGHVEFFAYLVQTLAERGAGHIRVYGGGGGTIVPEEIEYLHGIGVARIFSPQDGQQLGLAAMVNLILAESDTAPAAPPPPDRVQAGDQAALAQMISAIERNAIDDAALTRLRSRAGDAVVLGITGTGGSGKSSLTDELVHRLRIDQQDKVRVAVLAVDPTRRKGNGALLGDRIRMNCLTDGQVYFRSLATRGSGTEVPDRLPDVVTACKAAGYDLIIIETPGIGQGDSNVVDLADLSLYVMTADFGAASQLEKIDMLDFADVVAINKFERRGADDARRDVARQLVRNREAFGSTWEDMPVYGTSAASFNDDGVTALYHQLRDDLAERGLKVADGVLPRTDTKVSTGLWAPIPARRVRYLAEIADTVRGYHEATEAAVALARQVQALRISAELVDARTELDTKAAELDARQTPSDRAAIADWPALAAQYAGAEQVVVVRDTEIRTQLRRTSLSGSSVPRVALPRYTDHGELLRFLRGENLPGRFPFTAGVFPFKREGEDPARMFAGEGDAFRTNRRFHLLSAGQPAARLSTAFDSVTLYGRDPDPRPDIYGKVGTSGVSIATVDDMAALYAGFDLLAPTTSVSMTINGPAPTILAFYFNTAIEQQVTAFTERTGRVPDAAERAELTAKTFATVRGTVQADILKEDQGQNTCIFSTEFSLRMMGDIQEWFIANGVRNFYSVSISGYHIAEAGANPISQLAFTLANGFTYVESYLARGMAIDDFAPNLSFFFSNGMDPEYTVIGRVARRIWAIAMRDRYGANERSQKLKYHVQTSGRSLHAQEMAFNDIRTTLQALCALYDNANSLHTNAYDEAVTTPSADSVRRALAIQLIINREWGLSMNENPLQGSFVVDELTDLVEEAVLREFDRISERGGVLGAMETGYQRGKIQDESMRYEQRKHDGSLPIIGVNTFRNPKGDADGHAELELARGTEAEKQSQLDRLADFHTRHRIDAEQALARLRAAVIGLGDGTDGTKAERENVFAVLMDAARVCSLGQITDTFFEVGGQYRRNV, via the coding sequence ATGACCGCTGAGCCGATCCCCACCGCACTGCACGTTCCCGCCCGCCCGATCCGGGTGCTGTCCGCCGCCGCCCTCTTCGACGGGCACGACGCGGCGATCAACATCATGCGCCGCATCCTGCAGTCGCAAGGCGCCGAGGTGATCCACCTGGGGCACAACCGTTCGGTCGAGGAGGTGGCGATCGCCGCGATCCAGGAGGACGTGGATGCTGTCGCCATCTCGTCCTACCAGGGCGGACACGTCGAGTTCTTCGCCTATCTGGTGCAGACCCTCGCCGAGCGCGGTGCAGGACACATCCGGGTGTACGGCGGCGGCGGCGGCACCATCGTGCCGGAGGAGATCGAGTACCTGCACGGCATCGGTGTCGCCCGGATCTTCTCCCCGCAGGACGGCCAGCAGCTCGGCCTGGCCGCCATGGTGAACCTGATCCTGGCCGAGTCGGACACCGCTCCGGCTGCCCCGCCGCCCCCGGACCGGGTGCAGGCCGGGGATCAGGCCGCGCTGGCCCAGATGATCAGCGCGATCGAGCGCAACGCGATCGACGACGCTGCGTTGACCCGGCTGCGCAGCCGGGCCGGCGACGCCGTGGTGTTGGGCATCACCGGCACCGGTGGCTCCGGCAAGTCGTCGCTCACCGACGAACTCGTGCACCGGCTGCGGATCGACCAGCAGGACAAGGTCCGCGTCGCGGTGCTCGCCGTCGACCCGACCCGCCGGAAAGGCAACGGCGCGTTGCTCGGTGACCGGATCCGGATGAACTGCCTGACCGACGGTCAGGTCTACTTCCGCTCCCTGGCCACCCGCGGCTCCGGCACCGAGGTGCCGGATCGACTGCCCGATGTCGTGACCGCCTGCAAGGCCGCCGGCTACGACCTGATCATCATCGAGACCCCGGGCATCGGCCAGGGTGATTCCAATGTGGTCGATCTGGCCGACCTGTCGCTGTATGTGATGACCGCCGACTTCGGCGCCGCATCTCAGCTGGAGAAGATCGACATGCTCGACTTCGCGGACGTGGTGGCGATCAACAAGTTCGAGCGGCGCGGCGCCGACGACGCCCGCCGCGACGTCGCCCGGCAGCTGGTCCGCAACCGCGAGGCGTTCGGCTCCACCTGGGAAGACATGCCGGTCTACGGCACCTCGGCGGCCAGCTTCAACGACGACGGGGTCACCGCGCTGTACCACCAGCTGCGCGACGACCTGGCCGAGCGCGGGCTGAAGGTTGCCGACGGGGTGCTGCCGCGCACCGACACCAAGGTGTCCACCGGTCTGTGGGCACCGATCCCGGCCCGGCGGGTGCGGTACCTCGCCGAGATCGCCGACACGGTGCGCGGCTACCACGAGGCCACCGAGGCGGCGGTCGCGCTGGCCCGGCAGGTGCAGGCGCTGCGCATCAGCGCCGAACTCGTCGACGCCCGAACCGAACTCGACACCAAGGCGGCCGAGCTCGACGCCCGGCAGACCCCGAGCGACCGCGCCGCGATCGCCGACTGGCCGGCACTGGCGGCACAGTACGCCGGCGCCGAGCAGGTCGTCGTGGTCCGGGACACCGAGATCCGTACCCAGCTGCGCCGCACCTCGCTGTCCGGTAGCTCGGTGCCTCGGGTGGCGTTGCCCCGGTACACCGATCACGGCGAGTTACTGCGCTTCCTGCGCGGGGAGAACCTGCCCGGCCGGTTTCCGTTCACCGCCGGAGTGTTCCCGTTCAAGCGGGAAGGCGAGGATCCGGCCCGGATGTTCGCCGGCGAGGGCGACGCGTTTCGCACCAACCGCCGGTTCCATCTGTTGTCGGCGGGACAGCCGGCGGCCCGGCTGTCCACGGCGTTCGATTCGGTGACCCTCTACGGCCGCGATCCCGATCCGCGCCCGGACATCTACGGCAAGGTCGGCACGTCCGGGGTATCGATCGCGACGGTCGACGATATGGCCGCGCTCTACGCCGGATTCGACCTGCTCGCGCCGACCACGTCGGTCTCGATGACGATCAACGGCCCGGCCCCGACCATCCTCGCGTTCTATTTCAACACCGCGATCGAGCAGCAGGTCACCGCGTTCACCGAGCGGACCGGGCGCGTCCCCGATGCCGCCGAACGCGCCGAGCTGACCGCGAAAACCTTTGCGACGGTGCGCGGGACGGTGCAGGCCGACATCCTGAAGGAAGATCAGGGGCAGAACACCTGCATCTTCTCCACCGAGTTCTCGCTGCGGATGATGGGCGACATCCAGGAGTGGTTCATCGCCAACGGGGTACGCAACTTCTATTCGGTCTCGATCTCCGGGTACCACATCGCCGAGGCCGGGGCGAACCCGATCAGCCAACTGGCGTTCACCCTGGCCAACGGCTTCACCTACGTCGAGTCGTATCTGGCCCGCGGCATGGCCATCGACGATTTCGCGCCCAACCTGTCGTTCTTCTTCTCCAACGGGATGGACCCGGAGTACACCGTGATCGGCCGGGTCGCGCGGCGGATCTGGGCGATCGCGATGCGAGACCGGTACGGCGCGAACGAGCGTTCGCAGAAGCTGAAGTACCACGTGCAGACCTCGGGCCGGTCGCTGCATGCGCAGGAGATGGCGTTCAACGACATCCGCACCACTCTGCAGGCGCTGTGTGCGCTCTACGACAACGCGAACTCGTTGCACACCAACGCCTACGACGAGGCGGTCACCACCCCGTCGGCCGACTCGGTCCGCCGCGCCCTGGCCATCCAGCTGATCATCAACCGGGAGTGGGGCCTGTCGATGAACGAGAACCCGCTGCAGGGTTCGTTCGTCGTGGACGAGCTCACCGACCTGGTCGAGGAGGCGGTGCTGCGCGAGTTCGACCGGATCAGCGAGCGCGGCGGCGTGCTGGGCGCGATGGAGACCGGGTATCAGCGCGGCAAGATCCAGGACGAGTCGATGCGCTACGAGCAGCGCAAACACGACGGCAGCCTGCCGATCATCGGGGTGAACACGTTCCGCAATCCCAAGGGTGACGCGGACGGGCACGCCGAGCTGGAACTGGCCCGCGGCACCGAGGCCGAGAAGCAGTCCCAACTGGACCGGCTGGCCGATTTCCACACCCGACACCGCATCGACGCCGAGCAAGCGCTGGCCCGGCTGCGCGCCGCGGTGATCGGCCTCGGCGACGGAACCGATGGGACGAAGGCCGAGCGGGAGAACGTGTTCGCGGTACTGATGGACGCGGCTCGGGTCTGCTCGCTCGGCCAGATCACCGACACGTTCTTCGAGGTGGGCGGGCAGTACCGGCGCAACGTGTAG
- a CDS encoding ABC transporter permease, producing MNSVELAVGDGLTIAKRNLIKIKRVPDLLVFTIMSPVMFVLLFAYVFGAAIGEQQGTSYREFLIAGIFAQTVVFGSTWTGLGLAEDMQKGIIDRFRTLPMAPSAVLFGRTLSDVVINVISLVVMALTGLLVGWRIRTSVWDALIGFLLLLLFAYALSWVMAVVGLIIPTPEVFNNASFMVIFPLTFIANTFVDTEKLPTVLRVIAEWNPISALVQATRERFGNVNPAVPEPAVWPLQHAELTTVGWSALVLAIFVPLAIRQYQRAVGR from the coding sequence ATGAATAGTGTGGAGCTGGCCGTGGGTGACGGGCTCACCATCGCCAAGCGCAACTTGATCAAGATCAAAAGGGTGCCCGACCTGCTGGTATTCACCATCATGTCGCCGGTCATGTTCGTCCTGCTGTTCGCTTATGTTTTCGGTGCCGCGATCGGCGAGCAGCAAGGCACCAGCTACCGGGAGTTCCTGATCGCCGGGATCTTCGCGCAGACGGTCGTCTTCGGCTCCACCTGGACCGGTCTGGGCTTGGCCGAGGATATGCAGAAGGGCATCATCGACCGGTTCCGTACGTTGCCGATGGCGCCGTCAGCGGTGTTGTTCGGCCGAACCCTCAGTGATGTCGTGATCAATGTGATCAGCCTGGTGGTCATGGCGTTGACCGGACTGTTGGTCGGCTGGCGAATTCGCACGTCGGTCTGGGATGCGCTGATCGGCTTCCTCCTGTTGTTGCTGTTCGCCTACGCGCTGTCCTGGGTGATGGCGGTGGTCGGATTGATCATCCCGACCCCCGAGGTGTTCAACAACGCGAGCTTCATGGTGATCTTTCCGCTGACCTTCATCGCGAACACCTTCGTCGACACCGAGAAGCTGCCGACCGTGCTGCGGGTGATCGCCGAGTGGAACCCGATTTCGGCGCTGGTCCAGGCGACCCGGGAACGATTCGGCAACGTCAACCCGGCGGTGCCCGAGCCGGCCGTGTGGCCCTTGCAACATGCCGAGCTGACCACGGTGGGTTGGTCGGCGCTGGTGCTGGCGATCTTCGTACCGCTGGCGATTCGGCAGTACCAGCGGGCGGTCGGCCGCTAG
- a CDS encoding ATP-binding cassette domain-containing protein — protein sequence MADAIVAEGLVKRYGKVVALAGLDLRVPQGSVMCLLGPNGAGKTTTVRVLTTLLQPDAGRASVAGLDVVTDARALRARIGASGQYAAVDEYLTGFENLDMVGRLYHLGAARARVRARELLTMFDLVDAADRPVKGYSGGMRRRLDLAGALVAEPEVLFLDEPTTGLDPRARQDLWGVIDGLVAQGTTLLLTTQYMEEADRLAERIAVFDRGSVIAEGTPDELKDRVGGERVELVVAETGSMSDAAAALAPFARGQIQDDPVARRLTVPVSGGACVLVEAIGALASRGVEVRDVGLRRPTMDDVFLALTGHESDQTAVGDAAREDVR from the coding sequence ATGGCCGATGCCATCGTTGCCGAGGGTCTGGTCAAGCGGTACGGGAAGGTGGTCGCGCTCGCCGGGTTGGACCTGCGGGTACCGCAGGGCAGCGTCATGTGTTTGCTCGGCCCGAACGGCGCCGGCAAGACCACGACCGTCCGGGTGTTGACCACCCTGTTGCAGCCGGACGCCGGGCGAGCGAGCGTAGCGGGGTTGGACGTCGTCACCGATGCCCGCGCGTTGCGGGCGCGGATCGGCGCTTCCGGTCAGTACGCCGCCGTCGACGAATACCTGACCGGCTTCGAGAACCTGGACATGGTCGGCCGGCTCTACCATCTGGGCGCCGCGCGGGCGCGCGTGCGCGCCCGGGAACTGCTGACGATGTTCGACCTCGTCGATGCCGCCGACCGTCCGGTGAAGGGGTATTCCGGTGGAATGCGGCGTCGGCTGGATCTGGCCGGCGCGCTGGTTGCCGAGCCGGAGGTCTTGTTCCTGGACGAGCCGACCACCGGTCTCGACCCGCGTGCCCGGCAGGACTTGTGGGGGGTGATCGACGGCCTGGTGGCCCAGGGCACCACGCTGCTGCTGACGACCCAGTACATGGAGGAAGCGGACCGATTGGCCGAACGGATCGCCGTGTTCGACCGGGGTTCGGTGATCGCCGAAGGCACCCCCGACGAGCTGAAGGATCGAGTGGGTGGCGAGCGGGTCGAGCTGGTGGTCGCGGAGACGGGCTCGATGAGCGATGCCGCCGCGGCGCTGGCCCCGTTCGCCCGCGGGCAGATTCAGGACGATCCGGTTGCCCGGCGGCTCACTGTGCCGGTGTCCGGTGGCGCCTGCGTGCTGGTCGAAGCGATCGGTGCATTGGCCTCGCGCGGGGTCGAGGTGCGCGACGTCGGACTGCGCCGCCCGACGATGGACGACGTGTTCCTCGCGCTCACCGGGCACGAATCCGACCAGACAGCGGTGGGGGACGCCGCGCGAGAGGACGTGCGATGA
- the dinB gene encoding DNA polymerase IV, with protein sequence MFVSPIAERSEATILHADLDSFYAAVEQRDDPALRGRPVVVGAGVVLAASYEAKAYGVRTPMNGRLARRLCPQAIVVPPRFEAYAAASKAVFAVFRDVTPLVEGISIDEAFLDVGGLRRLAGEPAEIAAVLRARVRDEVGLPITVGVARSKFLAKVASAVAKPDGLLVVPPAGELDFLHPLPVERLWGVGPVTSQRLRDRGIRTIGDLARTGERPLAALLGRGAGRHLYALSLAHDPRRVEAGRRRRSIGAQRALRRGPRSDAELEVMIAGIVDRLGKRLRDAGWVTRTVVLRLRFDDFRRITRSRTLRESTDDTTAVLEAARGLLASAAPLIRARGLTLIGLSLTNLDREGAIQLELPFTERAGRSVDAALDAVRDRYGPAAVTRGALLGRDQGPSPPILPD encoded by the coding sequence ATGTTCGTGTCCCCGATTGCCGAACGCAGCGAAGCGACGATCCTGCACGCGGACCTGGATTCGTTCTATGCCGCGGTGGAACAACGCGACGATCCCGCGTTGCGTGGCCGGCCGGTCGTGGTGGGCGCCGGGGTGGTGCTCGCGGCGAGCTACGAGGCCAAGGCGTACGGCGTGCGGACCCCGATGAACGGCCGGTTGGCGCGCCGGCTCTGCCCGCAGGCGATCGTCGTGCCGCCGCGGTTCGAGGCGTACGCCGCGGCCAGCAAGGCGGTGTTTGCGGTGTTCCGCGACGTGACGCCGCTGGTCGAGGGCATCTCGATCGACGAAGCGTTTCTCGATGTGGGTGGATTGCGGCGGCTGGCCGGCGAGCCGGCGGAGATCGCCGCGGTGCTGCGCGCCCGGGTGCGCGACGAGGTGGGCCTGCCGATCACGGTCGGTGTCGCGCGGTCCAAGTTTCTGGCCAAGGTGGCGAGTGCGGTAGCCAAGCCGGACGGCCTCTTGGTGGTGCCGCCCGCCGGCGAACTCGACTTTCTCCACCCGTTGCCGGTCGAACGGCTGTGGGGCGTCGGTCCGGTGACGTCGCAGCGGCTCCGGGATCGAGGCATCCGCACGATCGGTGATCTGGCTCGGACCGGGGAGCGGCCGCTGGCCGCGTTGCTCGGCCGAGGTGCCGGGCGGCACCTGTATGCGCTGTCGCTGGCTCATGATCCGCGCCGGGTGGAGGCCGGGCGGCGCCGCCGATCGATCGGCGCGCAGCGGGCCCTGCGGCGCGGCCCGCGCTCGGACGCCGAGCTCGAGGTGATGATCGCCGGCATCGTGGATCGCCTGGGCAAGCGGCTGCGCGACGCGGGGTGGGTCACCCGGACCGTGGTGTTGCGGCTCCGGTTCGACGATTTCCGCCGGATCACCCGGTCCCGGACATTGCGCGAATCGACCGACGACACCACCGCTGTGCTGGAGGCGGCGCGCGGGCTGCTGGCGTCGGCGGCGCCGCTGATCCGGGCCCGCGGGCTGACGCTGATCGGATTGTCGTTGACCAATCTGGATCGCGAGGGCGCGATTCAGCTGGAGTTGCCGTTCACCGAGCGGGCCGGGCGGTCGGTGGATGCTGCGCTGGACGCGGTCCGGGATCGGTACGGTCCGGCCGCGGTGACCCGGGGCGCGTTGCTCGGCCGGGATCAGGGGCCGAGTCCACCGATACTCCCGGATTGA
- a CDS encoding helical backbone metal receptor, with protein sequence MRDDLGAPFARSGPARRIVSLVPSLTESVAGTDPAALVGATDWCTHPADLAVPRVRGTKNPDLRAVLALAPDVVLANQEENRRRDVERLRAAGLAVWVTRIETLDQAFDSLRRMFAEALGWRVPDWLGAAERVWAGPAPDRGAVVVPVWRDPWMVVGRSTFTGDLLHRLGYRNVFADHPDRYPRLPLADLLSQSPDVVLLPDEPYPFAADDGPEAFAELPTVLVSGRDLTWYGPSLLGARERLSELPPGRGRI encoded by the coding sequence ATGCGGGACGACCTGGGCGCACCCTTTGCGCGGTCCGGCCCGGCCCGCCGAATCGTCTCGTTGGTGCCCTCGCTGACCGAATCGGTGGCCGGCACCGACCCGGCCGCGCTGGTCGGCGCGACCGACTGGTGCACGCACCCCGCCGACCTGGCGGTGCCCCGGGTGCGCGGGACGAAGAACCCGGACCTGCGGGCGGTGCTGGCGCTGGCGCCGGATGTCGTGCTGGCCAATCAGGAGGAGAACCGGCGGCGCGACGTCGAACGGTTGCGTGCGGCCGGGCTCGCGGTCTGGGTGACCCGGATCGAGACCCTGGACCAGGCATTCGATTCACTGCGCCGGATGTTCGCCGAGGCACTCGGCTGGCGGGTGCCGGACTGGCTCGGCGCCGCCGAACGAGTCTGGGCCGGCCCGGCGCCCGACCGTGGCGCGGTGGTGGTGCCGGTCTGGCGGGATCCGTGGATGGTGGTCGGCCGGTCCACCTTCACCGGGGATCTGCTGCATCGACTCGGTTACCGGAATGTCTTCGCCGATCATCCCGACCGTTACCCCCGGCTGCCGCTCGCCGACCTGTTGTCGCAAAGCCCGGACGTCGTCCTGCTCCCGGACGAGCCCTATCCGTTCGCGGCCGACGACGGACCGGAGGCATTCGCCGAGCTACCGACCGTCCTCGTCTCGGGTCGAGACCTCACCTGGTACGGGCCGTCGCTGCTGGGTGCGCGGGAGCGGCTTTCCGAACTGCCGCCGGGTCGCGGCCGGATATAA